The following coding sequences lie in one Apium graveolens cultivar Ventura chromosome 3, ASM990537v1, whole genome shotgun sequence genomic window:
- the LOC141713333 gene encoding uncharacterized protein LOC141713333 translates to MAAFINSVSPIVNPSVEQTKKFSVFSWQIPHVHSFPLSKGFSRFLASTHMANPPKDSVFTIPNWRYGKNDGRSKDYRLNDAFLYLEYMVGKGHTPDVGHATQLLYDLCKLNKLRKATRVMEMMVSSGTIPDAASYAFLVNHLCKKGNVGHAMQLVERMEEYGYPTNTVTYNSLVRGLCMHGSLTQSLQFVDRLMHKGLVPNAFTYAILLEAAYKEKGVNEAIRLLDDIIDKGGNPNIVSYNVLLTGLCKEGRTDEALAFFRNMPSQGFNPNVVSYNILLRSLCQDGRWDEANELLSEMVGEERAPSIVTYNILIASLANNGRIDHAFAVLDEMFDGPFTPTAASYNPIISRLCKEKKVKDVIRCLDQMIYRQCNPNDGTYNAISVLCKEGMVKEAFTVFRGLIGKQNSSSYDFFKNVITALCRKGNTYPALELLYEMTKCGFTPGCYTYSSLIRGLCMEGMHNEAVQILCIMEESGYRPDIDNFNALLLGLCKSQRTDMSLEIFEMMIEKNFKPNETTYTILVEGIVHEGEKDLAVMVLKELHSKQVISLSTLERLVMQYDLETLLV, encoded by the coding sequence ATGGCTGCCTTTATAAATTCAGTGTCACCTATAGTCAACCCATCTGTGGAACAGACAAAAAAGTTTAGTGTTTTTTCTTGGCAGATTCCTCATGTTCATTCATTTCCTCTTTCGAAGGGTTTTTCGAGATTTTTAGCATCTACCCATATGGCTAATCCTCCTAAAGATAGCGTTTTTACAATTCCCAATTGGAGATATGGTAAGAATGATGGTAGAAGTAAAGATTATAGGCTGAATGATGCTTTTTTGTACTTGGAATACATGGTTGGTAAGGGGCATACACCGGATGTCGGTCATGCAACTCAGTTGTTGTATGATTTGTGCAAGTTGAATAAACTTCGTAAGGCTACTAGAGTCATGGAGATGATGGTTAGTTCAGGCACCATACCGGATGCTGCTTCGTATGCTTTTTTAGTTAATCATTTGTGTAAGAAGGGTAATGTTGGGCACGCGATGCAATTGGTTGAGAGGATGGAGGAGTATGGATATCCGACGAATACTGTAACTTATAATTCTCTGGTTCGAGGGCTTTGCATGCATGGTAGCCTGACTCAGAGCTTGCAGTTTGTGGATAGATTGATGCACAAAGGGCTAGTGCCAAATGCATTTACTTATGCAATCTTGTTGGAAGCTGCTTATAAAGAAAAAGGGGTCAATGAAGCGATTAGGCTCTTAGATGATATAATTGACAAGGGTGGAAATCCTAATATTGTTAGTTATAATGTCTTGCTAACTGGGCTTTGCAAGGAAGGTAGAACAGATGAGGCACTTGCATTCTTTAGGAATATGCCGTCCCAGGGGTTTAATCCTAATGTTGTGAGCTATAATATTTTATTGAGGAGCTTGTGCCAAGATGGAAGATGGGACGAAGCCAATGAACTTTTATCAGAAATGGTAGGCGAGGAGCGTGCACCATCAATAGTCACCTACAATATATTAATTGCTTCCCTTGCTAATAATGGAAGAATTGATCACGCCTTCGCTGTGTTGGATGAAATGTTTGATGGACCTTTCACACCCACTGCAGCCAGCTACAACCCAATCATATCCCGTCTCTGCAAAGAGAAGAAGGTAAAGGATGTGATTAGATGTCTGGACCAAATGATATACCGACAGTGTAATCCAAATGATGGAACATATAATGCTATTTCTGTGCTTTGTAAGGAGGGGATGGTAAAAGAGGCTTTCACCGTATTCAGGGGTTTGATTGGTAAGCAAAATTCATCTTCTTACGATTTCTTTAAGAATGTGATTACTGCCTTGTGTAGAAAAGGGAATACATATCCAGCACTTGAGCTCTTGTATGAAATGACAAAATGTGGATTTACTCCTGGCTGCTATACCTACTCGTCTTTGATCAGGGGGTTGTGTATGGAGGGAATGCACAATGAGGCAGTGCAAATATTATGCATCATGGAGGAAAGCGGCTACAGACCTGATATTGATAATTTTAATGCTCTTTTGCTTGGGCTCTGCAAATCTCAGAGAACAGACATGTCCTTGGAGATATTCGAGATGATGATTGAGAAAAACTTTAAGCCTAATGAAACAACTTACACCATATTGGTGGAAGGGATCGTTCATGAAGGAGAAAAGGACTTGGCAGTCATGGTTTTGAAGGAATTGCATTCAAAACAAGTGATAAGTTTAAGTACATTGGAAAGGCTAGTTATGCAGTATGACCTTGAGACATTGCTGGTATAA
- the LOC141715019 gene encoding uncharacterized protein LOC141715019, producing the protein MIFLRRHLHEALKSEYLTVKNPLELWKNLKDRYDHQKIVILPKARYDWMHLRLQDFKTVSEYNSALFKISSQLKLCGENITDADMLEKTYSTFHASNVLLQQQYREKGFTKYSDLISCLLVVEQNNKLLMKNHESRPTGSRPFPEANATIYNYGRGRSGGHGRGGGRGRGRGFSHGQGIRGRGSQIQNYPIFKYDKSNSNPKLEKNINKGKRVVESECYRCGMKGHWSRTCRTPKHLADLYQASLKDKGKNVETNLVFRR; encoded by the coding sequence ATGATCTTTCTTCGCCGCCATCTCCATGAGGCACTTAAAAGTGAATATCTTACGGTGAAAAATCCGCTTGAATTGTGGAAAAATTTAAAGGATAGGTATGATCATCAAAAGATTGTGATTCTTCCAAAAGCTCGTTATGATTGGATGCATTTGAGGCTGCAAGATTTCAAAACCGTCAGTGAATATAACTCCGCACTTTTTAAAATAAGTTCTCAATTAAAACTGTGCGGAGAGAATATTACTGATGCGGATATGTTGGAAAAAACTTACTCAACCTTTCATGCCTCAAATGTACTCCTCCAACAACAATATCGTGAAAAAGGTTTTACAAAATATTCAGATTTGATTTCTTGTCTACTTGTTGTTGAACAAAATAATAAGCTTTTGATGAAGAATCATGAGTCTCGCCCCACAGGATCTCGCCCATTCCCTGAAGCGAATGCAACAATATACAATTATGGGCGTGGACGAAGTGGCGGGCATGGACGAGGTGGCGGCCGTGGACGTGGACGTGGTTTTTCTCATGGACAAGGAATCCGTGGTCGTGGATCTCAAATCCAAAATTACCCTATTTTCAAGTATGATAAATCTAATTCCAACCCGAAGTTGGAGAAAAATATTAATAAAGGAAAAAGGGTTGTTGAAAGTGAATGTTATAGATGTGGAATGAAAGGCCATTGGTCACGTACCTGCCGTACGCCAAAACACCTAGCTGATCTTTATCAAGCGTCCCTGAAGGACAAAGGCAAGAATGTTGAAACAAATTTAGTTTTTCGAAGATAA
- the LOC141713331 gene encoding uncharacterized protein LOC141713331 isoform X2, with amino-acid sequence MSYESDEKPHDIFAYVSVDGSQGKEKLPIVNESEEKEKLPNVDGSQRKEKLPLCGEIKKCNLTKARMVGSVTLAETLKPEFVASSPAGRYIGIRDKRKLRIWEVPTKDSDRVFHKKIRLHHTKNITAFAFHPTERIVAAGDATGRILIWRGFGNKAFSIRNKTANGDFMDIDDERAGVRGDDDADSCTTWHWHSAEVKVLFFSSDGEYLFSGGKEGVLMVWQLDTGKRKFLPRIGSSLLFYTSSGDPSISTISCADNRIHILKMPSMEILKSISGIKLPPSVPGLLKDSCTSFAINQTSGIAAIRTDNYCIQFYSLLDDREISEVQVCERNHQPVDQVTVIVSLVALSPDGCVMCTSETRLPEDGIGGLVSLKFWVCGSESTNFSLSTIVYEPHREAGISGIAFHPTLPMAVSSSYGGDFKVWVSNNVNKLNDQALASTGWTCHAVGSYKKKPMTATAFSADGSVLAVAAETVITIWDPKKNVLVAVIGESLEPISKVAFIGKSDYLVSASGGSKPQLSVWSMSKMCMSWSYKLHTEAITSTMGNSYFSVLGLIPKSSNESTLHDGDGVILLFNVEDPVPVTTWFVSKARGGGLEFIHLNPRSIKDDASDSTPTPELLAYVNNDHEFVLFSPHGEQLDEHGISLRENHVLPEETRRVGYESVYGELAEFKTMENSTSPASVLPPGRPWETIFSGSSHNLPPLTKLCSVFLEALLEKRTTDVE; translated from the exons ATGTCGTACGAGAGTGATGAGAAACCACATGATATTTTTGCTTACGTATCTGTTGATGGAAGCCAAGGAAAGGAGAAGCTGCCCATTGTTAATGAAAGCGAAGAAAAGGAGAAGCTGCCCAATGTTGATGGAAGCCAAAGAAAGGAGAAACTGCCTTTATGCGGAGAAATTAAGAAATGTAATTTGACTAAAGCTCGTATGGTTGGTAGTGTGACTTTGGCAGAG ACTCTAAAACCCGAGTTCGTAGCATCTTCGCCTGCTGGGAGATACATTGGGATCAGAGATAAGAGAAAACTTCGTATATGGGAAGTCCCAACAAAAGATTCGGACAGAGTCTTCCACAAGAAAATAAGATTGCATCACACTAAAAACATAACTGCATTTGCTTTTCATCCAACTGAAAGAATTGTAGCAGCAGGTGATGCTACAGGGAGGATCTTGATTTGGAGAGGTTTTGGTAACAAAGCATTTTCTATTCGTAATAAAACAGCAAATGGAGATTTTATGGACATTGATGATGAGAGAGCTGGCGTAAGGGGGGATGACGATGCTGATTCTTGCACCACTTGGCATTGGCATTCTGCAGAAGTGAAGGTCCTCTTTTTCTCTTCCGATGGAGAATATTTGTTTTCAG GTGGTAAAGAAGGAGTCCTAATGGTTTGGCAGCTCGACACGGGGAAAAGGAAGTTCTTACCTCGCATAGGATCCTCGCTATTGTTTTATACAAGTTCTGGAGATCCCTCAATTTCAACT ATATCTTGTGCTGATAACCGTATACATATATTGAAGATGCCTTCAATGGAAATTTTGAAGTCCATTTCTGGAATCAAG CTTCCTCCTTCGGTTCCAGGGTTACTTAAAGATTCATGTACCAGTTTTGCCATTAATCAAACTTCTGGAATAGCTGCAATACGAACAGACAATTACTGTATTCAATTCTACAGTTTGCTAGATGACCGTGAAATTTCGGAG GTTCAAGTTTGTGAAAGAAATCATCAGCCAGTTGATCAAGTCACG GTAATAGTCTCTTTAGTGGCTCTTTCCCCAGATGGATGTGTGATGTGTACTTCTGAAACTAGGCTTCCTGAAGATGGAATTGGAGGTCTGGTGAGTCTGAAGTTCTGGGTATGTGGGTCCGAGAGCACAAACTTCAGCTTGTCCACCATTGTATATGAACCACACAG AGAGGCAGGTATTTCTGGAATAGCGTTTCATCCCACCCTTCCTATGGCTGTCAGCTCTTCTTATGGCGGTGATTTTAAG GTGTGGGTGAGCAATAATGTAAATAAGCTGAATGATCAAGCCCTTGCAAGTACTGGTTGGACATGCCATGCTGTTGGTTCATACAA GAAAAAACCTATGACTGCTACTGCATTCTCTGCCGATGGTTCTGTTCTCGCTGTTGCTGCAGAAACTGTTATTACAATATGGGATCCTAAAAAGAATGTTCTAGTGGCTGTAATTGGAGAAAGCCTTGAG CCTATCTCAAAAGTTGCATTTATTGGGAAGTCAGACTATCTTGTATCAGCATCTGGAGGTTCCAAGCCTCAATTATCTGTCTGGAGTATGTCCAAGATGTGTATGTCATGGTCTTATAAACTTCATACAGAAG CCATAACATCTACCATGGGCAATTCTTATTTTTCTGTACTTGGACTTATCCCCAAGTCATCCAATGAAAGCACATTACATGATGGGGATGGAGTAATCTTGTTATTCAATGTAGAAGATCCTGTTCCTGTCACAACCTGGTTTGTAAGCAAG GCCAGGGGTGGGGGACTTGAATTCATTCATTTAAATCCAAGATCCATCAAAGATGATGCTTCAGATAGCACACCGACCCCAGAATTACTTGCATATGTAAATAATGATCATGAATTTGTCCTTTTTAGCCCACACGGTGAGCAATTGGATGAACATGGCATTTCTCTTCGGGAGAATCATGTTTTGCCTGAGGAAACAC GACGAGTTGGGTATGAATCAGTATATGGTGAGCTGGCAGAGTTTAAGACGATGGAAAACTCAACTTCACCAGCCTCAGTACTACCACCTGGTCGGCCGTGGGAAACAATTTTTAGTGGATCGTCACATAATCTACCTCCCCTAACTAAGTTATGTTCAGTCTTTCTAGAAGCGTTGCTTGAAAAGAGAACGACAGATGTTGAATGA
- the LOC141711064 gene encoding uncharacterized protein LOC141711064, with the protein MSSGHMYAKEFKPPIIKPFLISGKDLFNKRCCEEKSTKTGSSKAPLLSSPLLTPPVSPTTKKVRVNPSATTISSDVPTPLLTQRYAISSDPASFAHLLGDMVLPQSYDGLSAKGLEDILEMLLGTPFMIFRAFLFLVKFTITRSSQQRSSRRSIRGVVRS; encoded by the exons ATGAGTTCAGGACACATGTATGCCAAAG AGTTTAAGCCCCCCATTATCAAACCTTTTTTAATATCCGGTAAAGATTTGTTTAACAAGAGATGTTGTGAAGAGAAGTCTACTAAGACTGGTTCTTCTAAAGCCCCTCTGTTGTCTAGCCCTTTGCTAACCCCTCCTGTTAGCCCTACAACTAAAAAGGTGAGGGTCAACCCTTCTGCAACGACCATTAGCTCAGACGTTCCCACACCTTTGTTGACCCAGCGTTATGCTATTAGCTCCGATCCTGCCTCGTTTGCCCACCTTCTAGGTGACATGGTGCTCCCCCAATCGTATGATGGTCTCTCCGCAAAAGGATTGGAAGACATATTGGAAATGCTGCTGGGTACTCCTTTCAT GATCTTCAGAGCATTCTTGTTTCTCGTGAAATTTACAATCACAAGATCCAGTCAGCAAAGGAGCTCGAGGCGGAGCATAAGGGGTGTCGTAAGAAGCTAG
- the LOC141713332 gene encoding SEED MATURATION PROTEIN 1: MAKSKEDIKYATAQAKLSEDEAIRVVYKAGTPLESGKIADSQPVHLFSAAENLSRQQATIADSQPVDLFSSARNISSASTGGHKEGEGDQDSGHKLKTT; encoded by the coding sequence ATGGCAAAGAGCAAGGAAGACATAAAATATGCAACAGCACAGGCCAAATTATCGGAAGATGAAGCCATAAGAGTTGTTTACAAGGCAGGCACTCCCCTTGAAAGTGGAAAGATTGCGGATTCTCAACCTGTTCATCTTTTCTCTGCTGCTGAAAATCTCTCTCGTCAACAGGCCACCATTGCAGACTCTCAACCTGTTGATCTCTTTTCGTCCGCTCGAAATATCTCTTCAGCATCTACTGGTGGCCATAAAGAGGGCGAAGGTGACCAGGACTCTGGCCACAAACTCAAGACCACTTGA
- the LOC141715020 gene encoding uncharacterized protein LOC141715020 yields MDHNSSVTRQKHFANSWNIGLIKSTPRYPQANGQAESSNKIIINNLKRRLMTCKGKWAEELSWVLWSDRTTPKTSTGQTPYSLVYELSHNKDIVDELREMAKNRVAAYQQRIANVYNKHVHIRIFRVGDMVLRKTFQNTMDVTAEKFDATWKGPYLIDAVVGRGAYRLSTMDGTQKLLINKSIRT; encoded by the exons ATGGATCACAATTCATCAGTGACAAGACAGAAGCATTTTGCAAACAGTTGGAACATTGGTTTGATCAAGTCGACGCCAAGATACCCCCAAGCCAATGGACAAGCCGAGTCAAGCAacaagattataatcaacaactTAAAAAGACGGCTGATGACTTGCAAAGGAAAGTGGGCTGAAGAATTGTCTTGGGTATTATGGTCAGATAGAACAACTCCAAAGACGTCTACAGGACAGACACCTTACAGTCTAGTCTACG AATTGTCACATAACAAGGATATAGTAGATGAGCTGAGAGAAATGGCAAAGAACAGAGTAGCTGCTTATCAACAAAGAATAGCCAATGTCTACAACAAACATGTTCACATAAGGATTTTCCGTGTTGGCGACATGGTGCTGAGGAAGACATTCCAGAACACGATGGACGTAACGGCAGAGAAGTTTGATGCCACTTGGAAAGGGCCTTACCTCATAGACGCTGTCGTAGGACGCGGAGCATACCGACTGTCCACTATGGATGGAACGCAA AAGTTATTGATCAATAAGTCGATTAGGACATAG
- the LOC141713331 gene encoding uncharacterized protein LOC141713331 isoform X1, with amino-acid sequence MITGGKSYVSSPPAFSNDSKKLLICTGSSVSIFSTSTALQVNELEGHTDLVTSVIVVPASSKLLNYCWTSSFDGTIRYWDFSVSELIKTITTALPIHSMVIPSLLSMSYESDEKPHDIFAYVSVDGSQGKEKLPIVNESEEKEKLPNVDGSQRKEKLPLCGEIKKCNLTKARMVGSVTLAETLKPEFVASSPAGRYIGIRDKRKLRIWEVPTKDSDRVFHKKIRLHHTKNITAFAFHPTERIVAAGDATGRILIWRGFGNKAFSIRNKTANGDFMDIDDERAGVRGDDDADSCTTWHWHSAEVKVLFFSSDGEYLFSGGKEGVLMVWQLDTGKRKFLPRIGSSLLFYTSSGDPSISTISCADNRIHILKMPSMEILKSISGIKLPPSVPGLLKDSCTSFAINQTSGIAAIRTDNYCIQFYSLLDDREISEVQVCERNHQPVDQVTVIVSLVALSPDGCVMCTSETRLPEDGIGGLVSLKFWVCGSESTNFSLSTIVYEPHREAGISGIAFHPTLPMAVSSSYGGDFKVWVSNNVNKLNDQALASTGWTCHAVGSYKKKPMTATAFSADGSVLAVAAETVITIWDPKKNVLVAVIGESLEPISKVAFIGKSDYLVSASGGSKPQLSVWSMSKMCMSWSYKLHTEAITSTMGNSYFSVLGLIPKSSNESTLHDGDGVILLFNVEDPVPVTTWFVSKARGGGLEFIHLNPRSIKDDASDSTPTPELLAYVNNDHEFVLFSPHGEQLDEHGISLRENHVLPEETRRVGYESVYGELAEFKTMENSTSPASVLPPGRPWETIFSGSSHNLPPLTKLCSVFLEALLEKRTTDVE; translated from the exons ATGATTACCGGCGGGAAGAGCTACGTGTCCTCGCCGCCGGCGTTCTCCAACGACTCTAAAAAGCTACTTATTTGTACCGGAAGTTCCGTTTCAATTTTCAGCACTTCCACTGCCTTACAG GTAAATGAGCTGGAAGGTCACACTGATCTGGTGACATCAGTTATAGTGGTGCCAGCTTCCAGTAAATTGTTGAATTATTGTTGGACTTCTTCTTTCGATGGTACTATTAGGTATTGGGATTTTTCGGTTTCCGAATTAATCAAAACCATCACTACTGCCTTACCTATTCACTCTATG GTGATTCCTAGTTTATTATCTATGTCGTACGAGAGTGATGAGAAACCACATGATATTTTTGCTTACGTATCTGTTGATGGAAGCCAAGGAAAGGAGAAGCTGCCCATTGTTAATGAAAGCGAAGAAAAGGAGAAGCTGCCCAATGTTGATGGAAGCCAAAGAAAGGAGAAACTGCCTTTATGCGGAGAAATTAAGAAATGTAATTTGACTAAAGCTCGTATGGTTGGTAGTGTGACTTTGGCAGAG ACTCTAAAACCCGAGTTCGTAGCATCTTCGCCTGCTGGGAGATACATTGGGATCAGAGATAAGAGAAAACTTCGTATATGGGAAGTCCCAACAAAAGATTCGGACAGAGTCTTCCACAAGAAAATAAGATTGCATCACACTAAAAACATAACTGCATTTGCTTTTCATCCAACTGAAAGAATTGTAGCAGCAGGTGATGCTACAGGGAGGATCTTGATTTGGAGAGGTTTTGGTAACAAAGCATTTTCTATTCGTAATAAAACAGCAAATGGAGATTTTATGGACATTGATGATGAGAGAGCTGGCGTAAGGGGGGATGACGATGCTGATTCTTGCACCACTTGGCATTGGCATTCTGCAGAAGTGAAGGTCCTCTTTTTCTCTTCCGATGGAGAATATTTGTTTTCAG GTGGTAAAGAAGGAGTCCTAATGGTTTGGCAGCTCGACACGGGGAAAAGGAAGTTCTTACCTCGCATAGGATCCTCGCTATTGTTTTATACAAGTTCTGGAGATCCCTCAATTTCAACT ATATCTTGTGCTGATAACCGTATACATATATTGAAGATGCCTTCAATGGAAATTTTGAAGTCCATTTCTGGAATCAAG CTTCCTCCTTCGGTTCCAGGGTTACTTAAAGATTCATGTACCAGTTTTGCCATTAATCAAACTTCTGGAATAGCTGCAATACGAACAGACAATTACTGTATTCAATTCTACAGTTTGCTAGATGACCGTGAAATTTCGGAG GTTCAAGTTTGTGAAAGAAATCATCAGCCAGTTGATCAAGTCACG GTAATAGTCTCTTTAGTGGCTCTTTCCCCAGATGGATGTGTGATGTGTACTTCTGAAACTAGGCTTCCTGAAGATGGAATTGGAGGTCTGGTGAGTCTGAAGTTCTGGGTATGTGGGTCCGAGAGCACAAACTTCAGCTTGTCCACCATTGTATATGAACCACACAG AGAGGCAGGTATTTCTGGAATAGCGTTTCATCCCACCCTTCCTATGGCTGTCAGCTCTTCTTATGGCGGTGATTTTAAG GTGTGGGTGAGCAATAATGTAAATAAGCTGAATGATCAAGCCCTTGCAAGTACTGGTTGGACATGCCATGCTGTTGGTTCATACAA GAAAAAACCTATGACTGCTACTGCATTCTCTGCCGATGGTTCTGTTCTCGCTGTTGCTGCAGAAACTGTTATTACAATATGGGATCCTAAAAAGAATGTTCTAGTGGCTGTAATTGGAGAAAGCCTTGAG CCTATCTCAAAAGTTGCATTTATTGGGAAGTCAGACTATCTTGTATCAGCATCTGGAGGTTCCAAGCCTCAATTATCTGTCTGGAGTATGTCCAAGATGTGTATGTCATGGTCTTATAAACTTCATACAGAAG CCATAACATCTACCATGGGCAATTCTTATTTTTCTGTACTTGGACTTATCCCCAAGTCATCCAATGAAAGCACATTACATGATGGGGATGGAGTAATCTTGTTATTCAATGTAGAAGATCCTGTTCCTGTCACAACCTGGTTTGTAAGCAAG GCCAGGGGTGGGGGACTTGAATTCATTCATTTAAATCCAAGATCCATCAAAGATGATGCTTCAGATAGCACACCGACCCCAGAATTACTTGCATATGTAAATAATGATCATGAATTTGTCCTTTTTAGCCCACACGGTGAGCAATTGGATGAACATGGCATTTCTCTTCGGGAGAATCATGTTTTGCCTGAGGAAACAC GACGAGTTGGGTATGAATCAGTATATGGTGAGCTGGCAGAGTTTAAGACGATGGAAAACTCAACTTCACCAGCCTCAGTACTACCACCTGGTCGGCCGTGGGAAACAATTTTTAGTGGATCGTCACATAATCTACCTCCCCTAACTAAGTTATGTTCAGTCTTTCTAGAAGCGTTGCTTGAAAAGAGAACGACAGATGTTGAATGA
- the LOC141715021 gene encoding uncharacterized protein LOC141715021, translated as MFDESDKKTYGEPQQDGLVISLPLGNCLIKRILVDNGSAANIMMLSTLTQMGLAESDMIKKSTTLVGFSGETKRTLGEITLPTYAQGVNLLEKFCIIDVDSSYNIIMGRSWIHNLKAVPSTYHQVLKLPTPWGTQEIRGDQNMARD; from the coding sequence ATGTTTGACGAATCAGACAAGAAGACATACGGGGAACCACAACAAGACGGATTAGTCATCTCACTACCCCTAGGAAATTGCTTAATCAAAAGAATATTGGTGGACAATGGGAGTGCTGCCAACATTATGATGCTTAGCACATTGACGCAAATGGGGTTGGCAGAAAGTGACATGATCAAGAAGTCAACAACATTGGTGGGGTTTAGTGGTGAGACAAAACGCACATTGGGAGAAATCACATTGCCAACATATGCCCAAGGGGTCAATCTCCTGGAAAAGTTTTGCATAATTGATGTGGATTCGAGTTACAACATAATCATGGGAAGATCATGGATACACAACCTGAAGGCGGTACCATCAACATATCATCAAGTATTAAAATTACCAACACCATGGGGAACTCAGGAAATAAGAGGGGACCAAAATATGGCTCGGGACTAG